One window of Phalacrocorax aristotelis chromosome 26, bGulAri2.1, whole genome shotgun sequence genomic DNA carries:
- the SLC61A1 gene encoding molybdate-anion transporter, translating to MLLASYAACALLLAACLALELAACRSRPPAAPHHANPAFRRFQRGYYRVYLPALAADWLQGPYLYKLYQHYRFLEGQIAILYVCGFASSVLFGLVSSSLVDRLGRKKSCVLFSLTYSVCCLVKLSRDYLVLAVGRVLGGLSTALLFSAFEAWYVHEHVERYDFPTEWIAVTFSRAAFWNNVIAVGAGGTADFFAEWLGLGPVAPFMVSIPLLVLSGVFAVKNWDENYGKKRAFSKTCGDGLKCLLSDRRVLLLGTIQALFESVVYIFIFLWTPVLDPHGAPLGIVFSSFMAASMLGSSLYRLAVSKRYHLQPVHLLSLAVLLIFFSLFMLTFSTNPGQENPAESFLAFLLIELSCGLYFPAMGFLRRKVIPEKDRLGVMNWFRLPLNLLACLGLLVLHDSDRRTGTRSMFGACAAVALLALLAVGRLFALSRRDAELRLPATPGQAEDAAPEP from the coding sequence ATGCTCCTCGCCTCCTACGCCGCCTGCGCCCTCCTCCTGGCCGCCTGCCTGGCGCTGGAGCTGGCCGCCTGCCGCTcccggccccccgccgccccccaccACGCCAACCCGGCCTTCCGCCGCTTCCAGCGCGGCTACTACCGCGTCTACCTGCCGGCCCTGGCCGCCGACTGGCTGCAGGGACCCTACCTCTACAAACTCTACCAGCACTACCGCTTCCTGGAGGGACAGATCGCCATCCTCTACGTCTGCGGCTTCGCCTCCAGCGTCCTTTTCGGGttggtttcttcttctttggtCGATCGATTAGGTCGGAAGAAATCCTGCGTTCTTTTTTCCTTGACCTACTcggtttgttgtttggttaaACTCTCCCGGGATTACCTGGTGCTGGCGGTGGGGAGGGTTTTAGGGGGTTTATCCACGGCCTTGCTCTTCTCCGCCTTCGAGGCGTGGTATGTCCACGAGCACGTGGAACGCTATGATTTTCCGACCGAGTGGATCGCCGTCACCTTTTCCCGAGCGGCTTTTTGGAACAACGTCATCGCCGTGGGGGCCGGCGGGACGGCCGATTTCTTCGCCGAGTGGCTGGGGTTGGGCCCGGTGGCTCCGTTCATGGTCTCCATCCCCCTCCTGGTGCTGTCGGGGGTCTTCGCCGTAAAAAATTGGGATGAAAACTACGGGAAGAAACGAGCTTTCTCCAAAACCTGCGGCGACGGTTTGAAGTGCCTCCTCTCCGACCGCCGCGTCCTTCTCCTGGGCACCATCCAGGCTTTGTTTGAAAGCGTCGTCTAcatcttcatcttcctctgGACGCCCGTCCTGGATCCCCACGGCGCTCCCTTGGGCATCGTTTTCTCCAGTTTCATGGCCGCCAGCATGCTGGGCTCCTCGCTTTACCGCCTGGCCGTCTCCAAGAGGTACCACCTCCAGCCCGtccacctcctctccctcgCCGTCCTCCTCAtcttcttctccctcttcaTGCTCACCTTCTCCACCAACCCCGGCCAGGAGAACCCTGCCGAGTCCTTCCTCGCCTTCCTCCTCATCGAACTCTCCTGCGGGCTCTACTTCCCAGCCATGGGTTTCCTCCGACGGAAAGTGATACCGGAGAAGGACCGTTTGGGGGTGATGAACTGGTTTCGCCTCCCTCTAAACTTACTGGCTTGTCTGGGTTTACTGGTCCTCCACGACAGCGACCGGCGGACGGGCACCAGGAGCATGTTCGGCGCCTGCGCGGCCGTGGCgctgctggccctgctggcCGTCGGCCGCCTCTTCGCCCTGAGCCGCCGCGACGCCGAGCTCCGCCTGCCCGCCACGCCGGGACAGGCCGAGGACGCCGCGCCCGAGCCGTGA